The Toxorhynchites rutilus septentrionalis strain SRP chromosome 3, ASM2978413v1, whole genome shotgun sequence genome includes a region encoding these proteins:
- the LOC129773604 gene encoding uncharacterized protein LOC129773604, translating into MLKSRDVIYSRAEGNAVVIMDKQDYDSRVLDMIDAGPYEKNKFKNGKQKDPLNGVIEEANLARHSVARLMGEDKLERKFHVPNPIVAQLYCLPKIHKNPVGMRPISSNIRTPTEKMAGWLVEELKKYPVTHGRSIKNSVDLIKQLEGFKVRRGEILVSFDVATLFPSVPVVEALKSLRRHLERSRAPHHCIDAYLLVAEVCMKQNFFAFRGKIYRQTFGLSMGSKLSPLLANVFMSDFEVEIAKDKLFPRTWIRYVDDIFASVKEHYLDRTLAMLNSRHNSITFTCEKEQDGKLPFLDLEITRKEENTLKFGIHRKPTSTNRFITSDSNHFGGQKQAAFHSMAHRLYNVPMEKEEFAKEKEQIYKAATVNGYEKEFVEKIFRKHKRKKYTRDITTLQPEIDDIKRITLPFYPKITNPIKNTLKRQGLHIVYKSGNTLRDLLCNLKDKIPPDEKPGIYEIPCLDCPAVYIGQTRRKIKVRIREHKTAVENNKSNESAVAAHTTSLDHKIDWTKAKLIKYVQNSSQLNAWESMFISNSQKPLMNEDDPPITSCLYNLTELRIQ; encoded by the coding sequence ATGTTGAAAAGTCGTGATGTGATCTACTCTCGTGCCGAGGGGAATGCTGTTGTGATCATGGATAAGCAAGATTACGATTCACGTGTCCTAGACATGATCGATGCTGGtccatatgaaaaaaataaattcaaaaatggaaaacaaaaagaTCCCCTAAATGGCGTGATCGAGGAAGCAAATTTGGCGAGACATAGTGTAGCACGGCTGATGGGTGAGGACAAACTCGAACGGAAATTTCATGTCCCTAACCCGATTGTGGCACAACTGTATTGTTTACCGAAGATCCACAAAAATCCTGTTGGAATGCGACCCATCTCCTCAAACATCCGAACGCCCACGGAAAAAATGGCCGGGTGGTTGGTGGAGGAGTTGAAGAAATATCCCGTAACCCACGGAAGAAGCATTAAAAATTCCGTGGATCTTATAAAACAGCTTGAAGGATTTAAGGTAAGACGCGGGGAAATTTTAGTTTCGTTCGACGTTGCAACCCTTTTCCCTAGCGTACCCGTCGTGGAAGCTTTAAAAAGTCTACGCCGACACTTAGAACGAAGTCGTGCGCCCCATCATTGCATCGATGCTTACCTTCTTGTTGCCGAAGTGTGCATGAAACAGAATTTTTTCGCTTTCAGGGGAAAAATTTACAGGCAAACGTTTGGGTTAAGCATGGGTAGCAAACTTTCACCGCTCCTAGCAAACGTCTTCATGAGTGACTTCGAGGTTGAGATTGCAAAAGATAAACTTTTCCCTCGAACATGGATACGATATGTTGATGATATTTTCGCATCGGTGAAGGAACATTACCTAGACCGAACGCTTGCCATGCTAAACTCTCGACACAATTCTATTACATTCACTTGTGAAAAAGAACAAGATGGAAAATTGCCTTTTCTGGATTTAGAGATCACCAGAAAAGAAGAAAACACTTTAAAATTTGGAATCCACCGTAAACCAACTTCCACTAACCGCTTCATAACAAGCGATTCCAACCATTTTGGTGGACAAAAACAAGCCGCCTTCCACTCCATGGCACACCGCCTTTACAATGTCCCCATGGAAAAAGAAGAGTTTGCCAAGGAGAAAGAACAGATTTACAAAGCGGCTACAGTAAATGGTTATGAAAAGGAATTTGTCGAGAAGATTTTCCGAAAACATAAACGCAAGAAATACACACGAGACATCACAACACTACAACCGGAGATAGACGACATAAAAAGAATAACTCTACCTTTTTACCCCAAAATCACGAACCCCATCAAAAACACGCTCAAACGGCAAGGACTACACATAGTGTACAAAAGTGGGAATACACTCCGTGATTTATTGTGTAACCTCAAGGACAAGATTCCTCCCGATGAGAAACCCGGGATCTACGAAATACCGTGCCTAGATTGCCCCGCTGTATACATCGGGCAAACTCGCAGGAAAATAAAGGTACGCATAAGGGAGCATAAAACAGCGGTGGAGAACAACAAATCGAACGAATCAGCAGTAGCGGCACACACCACCAGCCTCGACCATAAAATCGATTGGACGAAAGCAAAGCTGATTAAATATGTCCAAAATTCGTCACAACTTAACGCATGGGAATCAATGTTCATCAGCAACTCCCAGAAGCCGCTGATGAATGAAGACGATCCACCCATCACATCGTGCTTGTACAACTTGACGGAGCTGAGAATTCAGTGA